AACTAGCTGTATTAGTTGACAGAGGACACCGTGAACTTCCGATAAGAGCAGATTATGTAGGGAAAAACATTCCAACATCGAGCTCAGAAAAAATTGTCGTTGAATTAAATGAAGCTGATAAAAAAGACCAAGTAACTATTCACGAAAATTAAATAAAACCCTTTTAAGAACAGTCCAGAGAGGCTGCAAAGGGGCGCACATTGGAAGGTGGTCATTAGAATAATGATTGCTGGCCTCTTTGTACCTCTTTGCCTTAGGATTAAGCAAAGAGGTTTTTTTATGGACATAAAAAGCGTTACTTGAGTGAATGGTCGGAAACACAATTCAAAGATTACCGCTATTATAATAAAATTACGATTCTTTCACACATTATAACTAACAAGAATGATGCATATTGGAGGACATAACATGAAAGAAGATCAAATTGTTTTAGATGTAAAAGATACACCAAAACCAATGACCTGGCTTGCACTTAGCTTTCAACATTTGTTTGCCATGTTTGGCGCAACAATTCTAGTACCATTTTTAGTGGAGCTAGACCCAGCTGTAGCACTTATCTCAAGTGGATTAGGAACTATTGCATTTTTACTCATTACAAAAGGTCAGGTACCAGCGTATTTAGGATCGTCCTTCGCATTCATTACGCCAATTATTGTGGCAAAATCAACAGCAGGTGTTGGAGCTGCGATGGTAGGGAGCTTCTTAGCTGGTCTTGTATACGGAATTATTGCTTTACTTATTAAAGGGACTGGTCATAAATGGATAATGAAAATACTTCCGCCAGTAGTTGTAGGACCTGTCATTATCGTTATTGGATTGGGATTAGCAGCAACTGCGGTAGGTATGGCGACAAATAACCCTGCCGGCGATTATAGCTTAAAACATTTCTCGGTTGCGTTGGTAACATTGTTAATCACAATTTTATGTTCAATCTTTCTAAAAGGATTTTTCAACTTAATACCAGTACTTATTGGAATAGCAGGCGGCTATTTCTACTCACTAGCGATTGGAATTATTGATTTTTCAAGCGTAATAGCAGCAAACTGGATTCAAGTACCAAACTTTGTTATACCTTTTGTAAACTACACTCCATCAATCACACTTGATATTGTATTACTTATGGTACCTGTAGTTGTCGTAACAATCTCAGAACATATTGGACACCAACTAGTTTTAGGGAAAGTTGTTGGAAGAGATTATATTGAAAAACCAGGCTTACATCGTTCGATTTTAGGAGATGGTGTAGCTACAATGATTGCTGCTTTAATCGGGGGACCACCGAACACAACATATGGAGAAAACATTGGTGTTCTGGCAATTACAAGAGTTTATAGTGTGTTTGTTATTGCAGGAGCCGCAGTACTAGCCATTTTGTTTGGATTTATTGGAAAGATATCAGCATTTATCAGTTCAATCCCGACACCTGTTATGGGTGGAGTATCCATTCTTCTATTTGGTATCATCGCATCATCTGGATTACGTATGATGATTGACAGCAAACTTGATCTTGGAAATAAACGAAATTTAATTATAGTGTCTGTTATATTAGTAATTG
This genomic stretch from Metabacillus sp. B2-18 harbors:
- a CDS encoding solute carrier family 23 protein → MKEDQIVLDVKDTPKPMTWLALSFQHLFAMFGATILVPFLVELDPAVALISSGLGTIAFLLITKGQVPAYLGSSFAFITPIIVAKSTAGVGAAMVGSFLAGLVYGIIALLIKGTGHKWIMKILPPVVVGPVIIVIGLGLAATAVGMATNNPAGDYSLKHFSVALVTLLITILCSIFLKGFFNLIPVLIGIAGGYFYSLAIGIIDFSSVIAANWIQVPNFVIPFVNYTPSITLDIVLLMVPVVVVTISEHIGHQLVLGKVVGRDYIEKPGLHRSILGDGVATMIAALIGGPPNTTYGENIGVLAITRVYSVFVIAGAAVLAILFGFIGKISAFISSIPTPVMGGVSILLFGIIASSGLRMMIDSKLDLGNKRNLIIVSVILVIGIGEATLKIGNFDLHGMALAAIIGIVLNLVLPYDKDESINNETA